In the genome of Dermacentor silvarum isolate Dsil-2018 chromosome 1, BIME_Dsil_1.4, whole genome shotgun sequence, one region contains:
- the LOC125943699 gene encoding protein GVQW3-like gives MTERLERRYCIKFCQKLDSSQVETIRKIQTAFGDDAMSSTQIKERYNRFEDGRKSVEREPRFFPPSTCRNDQVIAEVSAVVMRDRRVTIREIAEEMGISTFSAYSIMTEDLAMKRVAAKFVPKLLTVEQKQLRVEVSQDMLDSTNSDPDFMNTVITGDEFWTYGYDPETKSRSSQRKHSTGRMLFR, from the coding sequence atgacggagcgactggagcggcgctactgcatcaaattttgccagaaactggacagtagccaagtggaaaccattcggaagattcagacggctttcggtgacgatgctatgagcagcacacagattaaggagcggTACAACCGGTTTGAAGACGGCCGAAAATCGGTGGAGAGGGAGCCACGCTTCTTTccgccatcaacatgccgaaatgaccaggtcattgccgaagtgagcgctgtggtgatgcgggaccgtcgtgtgactatccgagaaattgcggaagagatgggcatcagcactttttctgcatactccattatgaccgaagatttggccatgaagagagttgcggcgaaattcgtgccgaagctgctcacggtggagcaaaagcaacttcgtgttgaagtctcacaggacatgctggattctaCAAACAGTGACCCTGACTTCATGAACACggtaatcactggtgacgagtttTGGacgtacgggtacgacccggaaaccaaatcccggTCGTCGCAgcggaagcattccac